The Trichosurus vulpecula isolate mTriVul1 chromosome 3, mTriVul1.pri, whole genome shotgun sequence genome includes a window with the following:
- the LOC118842577 gene encoding SUZ domain-containing protein 1-like: MAGPGDAQAVAAAAQRGQQRPHVCPPASPRRSLLQIYIKRSKKSMSPPKVPIVIQDHSLPSGPPPQIRILKRPTSNGVVSSPNSTSRPALPVKSLAQQEAEYAEARKRILGSASSEEEQEKPILDRLTRISQPEDTRQPNNVIRQPLGPDGSQGFKQRS; this comes from the exons ATGGCGGGGCCGGGGGACGCACAGGCCGTGGCGGCCGCAGCACAACGGGGCCAGCAGCGCCCGCACGTCTGCCCTCCCGCCAGCCCGCGCCGCAGCCTCCTGCAAA TCTACATCAAAAGGAGCAAAAAATCGATGTCTCCTCCCAAAGTGCCCATCGTTATTCAGGACCATAGCCTTCCCTCAGGACCCCCTCCTCAAATACGGATCCTCAAAAGGCCCACAAGCAACGGGGTTGTCAGTAGCCCCAACTCTACCAGCAGGCCAGCCCTCCCTGTGAAGTCCTTGGCCCAGCAAGAGGCAGAATACGCTGAGGCCCGGAAGCGGATCCTAGGTAGTGCCAGCTCTGAGGAAGAGCAAGAGAAGCCCATCCTTGACAGGCTGACCAGGATCTCCCAGCCCGAAGACACCAGACAGCCCAATAATGTGATCAGGCAGCCCCTGGGTCCTGATGGTTCACAAGGCTTCAAGCAGCGCAGTTAA